The following proteins are co-located in the Hydractinia symbiolongicarpus strain clone_291-10 chromosome 7, HSymV2.1, whole genome shotgun sequence genome:
- the LOC130648520 gene encoding uncharacterized protein LOC130648520 produces MAVQRAAVIALLLDEEDEEERRRNRIWTRPWIKVYKHIIEQDTNMRECIKPEEMCCLTLRYLASGESFRSLEFQFRIGKRTISSIILEVYMTIIEELRIEYLTTPNTEDAWLDISKKFLLRWNFSNGIGAIDGKHIVIEQPSHSDSHYRNHKGTDSIV; encoded by the exons ATGGCTGTGCAAAGAGCAGCTGTCATAGCGTTGTTACTTGACGAGGAAGATGaggaagaaagaagaagaaatagaaTATGGACACGACCATGGATC AAGGTCTACAAACATATCATTGAACAGGATACGAATATGCGTGAATGCATAAAACCGGAAGAAATGTGCTGTCTTACATTGCGTTATCTTGCTAGTGGAGAATCGTTTCGTTCATTGGAATTTCAATTCCGAATAGGCAAAAGAACCATATCAAGTATTATTCTTGAGGTATATATGACAATAATTGAAGAACTGAGAATTGAATATTTGACAACACCAAACACTGAAGATGCCTGGTTGGATATTTCGAAAAAATTCTTATTACGTTGGAATTTTTCGAACGGAATTGGTGCTATAGATGGGAAGCATATTGTCATCGAGCAACCGTCACACTCTGACTCTCACTATCGGAACCACAAAGGTACTGACAGCATCGTTTAA